One Clavelina lepadiformis chromosome 1, kaClaLepa1.1, whole genome shotgun sequence genomic region harbors:
- the LOC143469915 gene encoding uncharacterized protein LOC143469915 isoform X4 — translation MSYNYNRHYTGYGNYGYTSQAQRQDSLTRSIQNTLGDPKAVSSIIGQGMNNWLGTSRNSSSAVNNQSRPQQDRSRVHKEDQPNLKPLSNTVGHAAHQRQPISSASGHHRSTSQVSSADNSHSKARNANLRLNSSSMKGGSIHHSNYGTPSHPQHTQSKSASNDTKPSIPSLTSPKHSDQVSNRERIESTELPSEMEIIFKEMRMNDQPLAAIQTPQFGSEFNFIKTETKPNNSTSSTHQGGPDSEMQDSDSDSSGDEDESESDDSEEEQDDKDMWNLGTWKELEPPSTTASVTKNESSSKKIKTKNNKNSNQSQVSQSSGFKANNSSSIQSSQQRRGRPAECKPLTHLKSEQVSDPFKQRSHSSTPKVSEGNQKSLGEKFKPKVRSSSSSQRHSSPAQGRTPSAHCSSVSSNQPSKKKKDTTVVRDSSNESKKSSSKFSSTKSNSSGSRSGKSSNDAYKKTAHPSVRPKQPENIKHSSTNNRSSSPSVPASVSNLTLSSTNPSIDQRHRIGGKKMKDAERKNLVISSAESSDDELASSSSSSSENEDSDSEENVFLNARKSSSVWNSIPSTKRRTNSSSSVVKEGKNSVDHPHYQSSKGNQVVPVPAKKQSNSHKSKVKSGHKINDSRSAPSALNRPDEMLPSKPSMKITISKQTIQSNIETSKGKKSSRDSYESKPKQRKKHKIKEKSLQVPEACSASSIKQSKELRKKPKKSKRNTSPSLPAQILRSESPKRYPALWVKLHLSQLNKPSEEKNPVKSESSKSNTKCNYSKKSRAPEFDDIHGSTPTHLSAMSTGSQTEQPVRRAENVQVAVADGSSDWSPRTSSSLQKRKHPQSTNENSSSLNNHKKRRKYDSSLAAGDTTQTTKGTKQKRENAQWKNIKKEQQSNPPWSEKDQPEYLKQQMTPPPPATSQNQQRTSTYVLEPCQITSQSIISEPDSSWQEQEKLLSSYEYMKVGKRLKHEGDQLSDRKTKRTKVGESLRRALYYFEATLCFVMNGYVLEMENESGENTPGSGNSPAGMYNQTIAFFDYILKMRPHGEVEEIAFKRLTLSCIRSQALLYLRIYKLKKDLVGKYSDILAEHFTHNTNKPNRTPSSPWRAINGQNVVSPISPAIPSPYGISVPGPSPIAGNNANNSCESIPAQINKMTSPASQNGVLMSPQIHEMMKVYHLVTTNLLQAHDKWDLAETLYAEHSDFFKTVDTLCGQPLTLYTSLRDMATYNRVILHRLRDAYLKSPRE, via the exons CCAAAACACCCTGGGTGATCCTAAGGCAGTGAGCTCGATTATAGGGCAGGGTATGAACAACTGGCTTGGCACATCCCGCAATTCATCATCCGCAGTCAACAATCAATCGAGACCCCAGCAAGATCGAAGCAGGGTCCACAAAGAAG ACCAACCCAACTTAAAGCCACTGAGTAACACAGTTGGTCATGCTGCACACCAAAGGCAACCGATATCTTCGGCCAGTGGTCACCACCGATCAACAAGCCAAGTTTCCTCAGCTGATAACTCACATTCTAAAGCAAG AAACGCAAATTTACGATTAAACAGCAGTTCAATGAAAGGCGGCAGCATTCATCATTCAAATTATGGCACACCATCCCATCCGCAGCATACCCAGTCCAAGTCTG ctTCCAACGATACGAAGCCATCTATTCCCTCACTGACTTCACCAAAACATTCAGATCAG GTTTCAAACAGAGAAAGAATTGAGAGCACGGAATTACCTAGTGAAATGGAAATAATATTTAAG GAAATGAGAATGAATGATCAGCCGTTGGCAGCTATTCAAACACCACAATTTGGAAGCGAattcaattttataaaaacagaG ACAAAACCCAACAATTCCACTTCCAGCACACACCAAG gtGGGCCCGATTCAGAGATGCAAGATAG TGACAGTGACAGCAGCGGCGATGAAGACGAGAGCGAAAGTGACGATAGCGAAGAAGAGCAGGACGACAAAGATATGTGGAACCTGGGGACTTGGAAGGAGCTTGAGCCTCCCAGCACCACAGCGAGTGtcacaaaaaatgaaagttcatcaaagaaaataaagacaaaaaacaacaaaaattcaaatcaaTCACAAGTTTCACAATCTTCAGGTTTCAAAGCCAACAACAGTTCCAg cattCAAAGTTCTCAACAGAGAAGAGGAAGGCCAGCTGAATGTAAACCATTAACTCACCTCAAAAGTGAACAAGTGTCTGACCCCTTCAAGCAACGGTCACATTCTTCCACCCCTAAAG TTTCCGAAGGAAATCAAAAGTCCTTAGGTGAAAAGTTCAAGCCAAAAGTTCGTTCTTCAAGCTCTAGCCAAAGGCACTCATCGCCGGCTCAGGGAAGAACACCATCTGCACATTGCAGTTCAGTGAGTTCAAACCAGCCgagtaaaaagaaaaaggaCACCACTGTGGTGCGTGACTCGTCAAATGAGTCAAAAAAATCCTCGTCAAAATTTTCTTCCACCAAATCAAATTCTTCCGGTTCCAGAAGCGGAAAATCTTCCAATGATGCTTACAAGAAGACCGCTCATCCTTCCGTTAGACCAAAACAGCcagaaaatataaaacacaGTTCCACCAATAATCGCAGCAGTTCCCCATCAGTTCCTGCAAGTGTTAGCAATTTGACTTTGTCTTCCACAAATCCGTCCATTGATCAGCGTCATCGAATCGGAGGCAAGAAAATGAAGGATGCTGAGAGGAAGAATCTGGTTATCTCTTCAGCTGAGTCATCAGATGACGAACTTGCTTCTTCCAGCTCTTCGTCATCTGAAAACGAGGACTCTGATTCAGAGgaaaatgtgtttttaaatGCAAGGAAATCTTCTTCCGTTTGGAATAGTATCCCGAGTACCAAAAGAAGAACAAACTCATCATCTTCGGTTGTGAAAGAAGGGAAAAACTCAGTCGATCATCCCCATTATCAGTCCTCCAAGGGCAATCAAGTTGTGCCAGTGCCTGCTAAGAAACAATCAAATTCACACAAAAGCAAGGTCAAATCGGGTCATAAAATTAACGACAGCAGATCTGCTCCTAGTGCCTTAAACAGACCTGATGAAATGCTTCCTTCGAAACCATCcatgaaaataacaatttcGAAGCAAACAATTCAGAGTAACATTGAAACAAGCAAAGGCAAAAAGTCTTCACGTGACTCCTATGAATCTAAGcctaaacaaagaaaaaagcataaaatcaAGGAGAAAAGCTTGCAAGTACCGGAAGCATGTTCTGCTTCCAGCATCAAACAATCCAAGGAATTACGGAAAAAGCCAAAGAAATCAAAACGCAATACTAGTCCCTCTTTACCAGCCCAAATTCTTCGGAGCGAGAGCCCGAAACGTTATCCCGCTCTTTGGGTCAAGCTGCATCTCAGTCAACTGAACAAACCGAGCGAAGAAAAGAACCCTGTTAAATCTGAAAGCAGCAAATCGAACACTAAGTGCAATTACAGCAAAAAGTCACGTGCCCCAGAGTTTGATGACATACATGGTTCGACCCCAACTCATTTGAGTGCCATGTCTACGGGGAGCCAGACAGAGCAACCCGTTCGTCGCGCTGAAAATGTCCAG GTTGCTGTCGCTGATGGCTCGAGTGATTGGTCGCCTCGGACATCCAGTTCATTGCAAAAGCGGAAGCATCCTCAGTCGACCAATGAAAATTCATCAAGTTTAAACAATCATaaaaaacgaagaaaatatGATTCTTCTTTGGCGGCAGGG GATACAACACAAACTACTAAGGGTACCAAGCAAAAGCGAGAAAATGCACAATGGAAGAACATAAAAAAAGA GCAACAAAGCAATCCTCCCTGGAGTGAAAAAGATCAACCAGAATATTTGAAACAACAAATGACTCCTCCACCGCCAGCAACATCACAAAACCAACAAAGAACTTCAACCTACGTACTT GAACCCTGCCAAATAACTTCACAGTCGATTATATCGGAGCCAGATTCAAGCTGGCAAGAACAGGAAAA ACTGTTATCTTCCTATGAGTACATGAAAGTGGGCAAAAGACTGAAACACGAAGGTGACCAATTGTCTGACAGGAAAACCAAACGTACTAAGGTTGGGGAATCCCTTAGACGCGCCCTCTATTACTTCGAAGCGACACTGTGCTTTGTCATGAACGGTTATGTTCTTGAAATGGAGAATG AATCTGGAGAAAACACTCCCGGTTCAGGTAATTCCCCTGCGGGCATGTACAACCAGACCATTGCCTTTTTCGATTATATTCTCAAGATGAGACCTCACGGCGAGGTGGAAGAGATCGCGTTCAAGAGGCTGACCTTATCCTG CATCCGATCACAAGCTCTGCTCTACTTGAGGATTTATAAGTTGAAGAAGGACTTGGTTGGGAAATACTCTGACATACTCGCCGAACATTTTACG CATAATACGAATAAACCAAACCGCACACCTTCATCGCCGTGGCGCGCAATAAACGGCCAGAACGTTGTCTCACCCATTTCTCCTGCCATTCCTTCGCCTTATGGCATCTCAGTCCCGGGGCCTTCCCCTATTGCGGGAAACAACGCTAATAACAGTTGCGAGTCCATTCCAGCTCAG ATTAACAAGATGACTTCACCGGCCTCTCAAAATGGCGTGCTTATGTCGCCTCAGATACATGAGATGATGAAGGTTTATCACCTCGTCACGACAAACCTTTTGCAGGCGCATGACAAGTGGGACTTAGCCGAAACGTTGTATGCTGAACATTCCG ACTTCTTTAAAACCGTCGATACTTTGTGCGGCCAACCCCTCACACTCTACACTTCATTACGAGACATGGCCACCTACAATCGTGTTATTTTGCATCGTCTCCGTGACGCTTATTTGAAGTCGCCGCGAGAATAG